A genomic region of Christiangramia sp. OXR-203 contains the following coding sequences:
- a CDS encoding DUF2723 domain-containing protein: MTDFNFSKWNKILGWLVFLIALTTYTLTLEPTASFWDAGEYIATSANLEVGHPPGAPFYQMMGAFFATFAADNTQVALMINFMSGFASAVAIMFMFWSISLLVLKIAGPRETLTDAKKIAVLGSALVGSLAFTFTDSFWFNAVEAEVYAMAACFMSVMFYLGLLWERDMFTPRGNRWIILISLVIGLSFGVHFMGLLTLPAIGFLYFFKNYKKVTVKNFIIANVVVVAVLMFIFKLLLPYTLTFFSASELFFTNSLGMPFNTGTVIALLAIIAVFYFLINLTRKRNLYQYNTLLLCVLFVLIGFSSWVMLPVRSNAPTVINENSPDNARELLAYYNREQYGETHLFYGPQWSEMYSGLDEDNPYRDGKPQYEKDEELGKYVIVNEYKNARQNLDDDHKAVLPRMWSTEHATNYMEFTGPLEFTIKPEFQNEERLISAINEFRSQFSRGERDMEDYHNFLRQFSDYINVEKPSFSSNISYFLEYQVGYMYWRYFMWNFTGRQDDIQGKFGDLHGNWISGIDFIDEWHIGSQENLPSDVKNNKARNTYYFLPLLLGLIGLIFQMKRDQKNFWVLMVFFLFTGIALKVYLNERPFEPRERDYALVGSFYVFAIWIGFGVYAIFDKLKGKIGPKILAPVVVIASLLAVPTLLASENWDDHDRSGRDTALTMARMYLDSIDENAIIFTIGDNDTFALWYVQQIEKYRTDVRVINTSLLATDWYIDQMKRKAFDSDAIPSQLPQDWYNGKNDAIFLREVTQDTIGIKTWMNYIQNEDPRTMAELQSGSMINTFPSKYVRIPVDKQNVLDNNIVDRSEADEIVDHIDIEIGDQVLYKNRLLMLDIIANNDWKRPIYFTGGSFGDDDYLWMKDYLQLEGVTYKLVPIQTPLDPRNPFDMGRVNTEKMYNIVKNWNWGNMGSSEIYHDPETRKNSITYRSNLARLTENLLNEGDTIHAEEILDLGMEHMPVEHYEYYTLLEPFITGYYEVNKPQKAREIWEKVTKKYQENLEFYSNWEVERQYRYADEIITDMERYRGLVDIMMVYEDRETAREKAEEFNTYLKKFRHFYREDEEIDAEAKSPQQEILEALDGATPIEQPDDSVSLQSDQQ; the protein is encoded by the coding sequence ATGACAGATTTCAACTTCAGTAAGTGGAATAAAATCCTGGGATGGCTGGTTTTTCTTATTGCCCTCACCACCTATACACTTACTCTGGAACCAACGGCAAGTTTCTGGGATGCCGGTGAATATATTGCTACCTCTGCCAACCTGGAAGTTGGTCACCCACCGGGAGCTCCTTTCTATCAAATGATGGGCGCATTTTTTGCCACTTTTGCGGCAGACAATACCCAGGTCGCCCTCATGATCAATTTTATGTCTGGTTTTGCCAGTGCTGTAGCCATCATGTTTATGTTCTGGTCTATAAGCTTACTGGTTCTAAAGATCGCCGGACCTCGTGAAACTCTAACCGATGCTAAGAAAATAGCCGTTCTGGGAAGTGCCCTTGTTGGCTCACTTGCATTTACTTTTACCGACAGCTTCTGGTTCAATGCCGTGGAAGCCGAAGTATACGCCATGGCCGCCTGCTTTATGTCGGTCATGTTTTATTTGGGACTACTCTGGGAACGGGATATGTTCACTCCGCGTGGAAATCGCTGGATCATTCTTATCTCCCTGGTAATAGGTCTCTCTTTTGGGGTTCACTTTATGGGTCTGTTGACCCTTCCGGCAATCGGATTCCTTTATTTCTTTAAAAACTATAAGAAGGTTACCGTCAAGAACTTCATCATCGCCAACGTGGTCGTGGTCGCTGTTCTTATGTTTATCTTCAAACTGCTACTACCTTATACGCTTACTTTCTTTTCTGCTTCAGAATTGTTCTTTACCAATTCCCTGGGAATGCCGTTTAATACGGGAACGGTTATCGCTCTACTTGCGATCATCGCCGTATTCTATTTCCTGATCAATCTAACACGCAAGCGTAACCTGTATCAGTACAACACACTACTCCTTTGTGTACTATTTGTTCTAATTGGTTTCTCCAGCTGGGTAATGCTACCGGTACGTAGTAATGCGCCAACCGTGATCAATGAAAATAGTCCCGACAATGCACGTGAGCTACTCGCCTATTATAATCGTGAACAATATGGGGAAACTCATTTATTTTATGGCCCTCAGTGGTCTGAGATGTATTCCGGACTTGATGAGGATAATCCTTATCGTGATGGAAAACCTCAATATGAAAAAGACGAGGAACTTGGAAAGTATGTGATCGTTAATGAATATAAGAACGCACGCCAGAACCTGGACGATGATCATAAGGCTGTTCTGCCAAGAATGTGGAGTACCGAGCATGCTACCAATTACATGGAATTTACCGGTCCTCTGGAATTCACGATCAAACCAGAATTTCAAAATGAAGAAAGGCTTATAAGTGCTATTAATGAATTCCGCTCTCAGTTTTCCCGTGGTGAGAGAGATATGGAAGACTACCATAATTTCTTAAGACAGTTTAGCGATTATATCAATGTAGAAAAACCTTCATTCTCGTCTAACATCAGCTACTTCCTGGAGTATCAGGTTGGCTATATGTACTGGCGTTATTTTATGTGGAACTTCACCGGAAGACAGGATGATATCCAGGGAAAATTTGGAGATCTGCATGGAAACTGGATCAGCGGAATCGATTTTATTGATGAATGGCATATTGGTTCGCAAGAGAATTTACCTTCAGATGTAAAAAATAATAAAGCTCGAAATACCTATTATTTCCTACCGCTTCTACTCGGACTAATCGGACTCATTTTTCAGATGAAAAGAGATCAGAAGAATTTCTGGGTGCTTATGGTGTTCTTTCTTTTTACAGGAATTGCGCTTAAAGTTTATCTGAATGAAAGGCCTTTTGAACCCAGAGAACGAGACTATGCACTTGTTGGATCCTTCTATGTTTTTGCTATCTGGATAGGCTTTGGAGTCTATGCCATCTTCGATAAACTTAAAGGAAAGATTGGTCCTAAAATTCTGGCTCCGGTAGTGGTGATCGCAAGTTTACTTGCTGTACCAACGCTGCTTGCTTCGGAAAACTGGGATGATCATGATCGCTCCGGCAGAGACACGGCGCTTACCATGGCCCGGATGTACCTGGATTCCATCGACGAGAACGCCATTATATTTACCATTGGTGATAATGATACTTTTGCGCTATGGTATGTTCAGCAAATTGAAAAATACCGTACCGATGTTCGCGTAATCAATACAAGTTTACTGGCAACCGACTGGTATATTGACCAGATGAAGCGAAAAGCTTTTGATAGTGATGCGATCCCGTCGCAATTACCACAGGACTGGTATAATGGAAAGAACGATGCTATCTTCCTGCGTGAAGTAACTCAGGATACTATTGGTATCAAAACCTGGATGAATTATATTCAGAATGAAGACCCAAGAACCATGGCCGAATTACAAAGCGGATCCATGATCAACACCTTCCCTTCTAAATATGTCCGAATCCCAGTGGATAAACAGAATGTACTGGACAATAATATCGTAGACCGTTCTGAAGCAGATGAGATCGTTGATCATATCGATATTGAGATTGGTGACCAGGTGCTTTACAAAAACAGGTTGTTGATGCTCGACATTATTGCTAATAACGACTGGAAACGCCCTATATATTTTACCGGCGGAAGTTTTGGAGATGATGATTATCTATGGATGAAAGATTATCTTCAACTAGAAGGAGTCACCTATAAACTGGTTCCTATTCAAACTCCTCTTGATCCCCGAAATCCATTCGATATGGGTCGTGTGAATACCGAGAAGATGTACAATATCGTGAAGAACTGGAATTGGGGAAATATGGGATCTTCAGAAATTTATCATGATCCTGAAACCCGCAAAAACTCTATTACCTATAGAAGCAACCTGGCAAGACTGACAGAAAACCTCCTTAATGAAGGCGATACTATACATGCTGAAGAGATCCTTGACCTGGGAATGGAACATATGCCGGTAGAGCATTATGAATATTACACGTTACTAGAACCATTTATTACCGGTTATTACGAAGTTAATAAACCTCAGAAAGCCCGTGAGATCTGGGAAAAAGTGACTAAGAAATATCAGGAGAACCTGGAATTCTATAGTAACTGGGAAGTAGAACGTCAATACAGATATGCAGATGAGATCATTACAGATATGGAACGTTACCGCGGTCTGGTTGACATTATGATGGTTTATGAGGATCGCGAGACAGCCAGAGAAAAAGCCGAAGAATTCAATACCTATCTAAAAAAGTTCAGGCATTTCTACCGTGAGGATGAAGAAATAGATGCTGAAGCAAAATCTCCGCAACAGGAGATACTGGAAGCGCTGGATGGCGCAACTCCCATAGAGCAACCGGACGATTCGGTTTCGCTGCAAAGTGATCAGCAATAA
- a CDS encoding polysaccharide deacetylase family protein — translation MSLFLPKYPSALKLLYPKRISRIQDENVIYLTFDDGPIPKITPWVLDLLEDYSAKATFFCIGENVEKHPEIFRSILEKEHAVGNHTYNHLNGWKTGKAAYIENTQKTQQVFTTNKFFPETKFFRPPYGKIMNAQARELVEQDYKIVMWDVISGDYDHSISAEKCYWNVINNAAAGSTIVFHDSEKAFKNLREVLPRVLRYYAEKGFTFKRLTDAPLKDQ, via the coding sequence ATGAGTTTATTCCTACCTAAATATCCTTCAGCCCTGAAACTTCTTTATCCTAAACGTATTTCCAGAATACAGGATGAAAATGTTATCTATCTGACATTCGATGACGGCCCAATCCCAAAGATCACTCCATGGGTTCTGGATTTGCTCGAAGACTATTCAGCAAAAGCTACTTTCTTCTGTATTGGAGAGAATGTTGAAAAGCACCCGGAAATCTTCCGAAGTATTTTAGAAAAAGAACACGCAGTGGGAAATCACACGTATAATCATCTTAATGGCTGGAAAACTGGCAAAGCTGCTTATATCGAGAATACCCAGAAAACTCAGCAAGTATTTACTACTAACAAATTTTTTCCAGAGACAAAATTTTTCAGACCGCCTTATGGTAAAATCATGAATGCTCAGGCGCGAGAACTTGTGGAACAAGATTATAAAATTGTGATGTGGGATGTAATAAGTGGTGATTATGACCACAGTATTTCAGCAGAAAAGTGCTACTGGAATGTCATAAATAATGCTGCCGCTGGAAGTACGATCGTCTTCCATGATTCAGAAAAGGCATTTAAAAATCTCAGGGAAGTATTACCCAGAGTGTTGAGATACTATGCTGAAAAAGGCTTTACTTTCAAAAGGCTTACTGATGCTCCTTTAAAAGACCAATAA
- a CDS encoding thioredoxin family protein has product MSKFGELVDLNIPVLLDFYAEWSEASEAMHPVLRDVAAALGDKAKVIKIDVDKNSQLAEALRVKGLPTLMIYRDGEMKWRQSGEQNANTLIGLLKEHQ; this is encoded by the coding sequence ATGTCAAAATTTGGTGAACTAGTAGATCTGAACATTCCGGTACTTCTGGATTTTTATGCTGAATGGAGCGAAGCTTCCGAAGCCATGCATCCGGTATTACGTGATGTCGCGGCCGCTTTAGGTGATAAAGCCAAGGTCATCAAGATCGATGTGGATAAGAATTCGCAGCTTGCTGAAGCCTTGAGAGTAAAGGGTTTGCCAACGCTTATGATCTACAGGGATGGTGAAATGAAATGGCGCCAAAGCGGTGAGCAGAATGCAAATACGCTTATTGGTCTTTTAAAGGAGCATCAGTAA
- a CDS encoding metallophosphoesterase, whose product MRWLILAVIYIIVDLYAFQALRVFSKNVWVTSFYFLISIIVIANLFYQFNQPNPNDGFGGGRGYAIGVFLAFFVAKIVLALVLLGEDFLRLPFAGFQKLFGSSESFSIPSRRKFISTVALGLAAIPFAGLLYGMVKGRYNFRVLRYTLYFDDLPESFDGYTISQISDVHSGSFDNKEKIQYGVDLLKEQESDLVVFTGDLVNNKASEMENWKDVFSQVNARDGVYSILGNHDYGDYTQWESPEAKKKNLQRLKDTHAEMGWKLMLNEHSLIERNGEKIALVGVENWGIGGFKKAGDLQKAGNGLSSKDFKVLLSHDPSHWEEEVKKDEKHYHLTLSGHTHGMQFGIEIPGWLKWSPVQYRYKHWAGIYEEAGRYINVNRGFGFLAYPGRIGIWPEISVIELKKGPKPA is encoded by the coding sequence ATGCGCTGGTTGATTCTTGCCGTTATCTACATCATCGTAGATCTTTACGCTTTTCAGGCTTTACGGGTATTTTCAAAGAATGTTTGGGTAACCTCGTTCTATTTCCTGATTTCGATCATAGTAATTGCTAATCTTTTCTATCAATTTAACCAGCCCAATCCTAATGATGGTTTTGGAGGAGGTAGAGGCTACGCGATAGGTGTTTTTCTTGCATTCTTTGTAGCGAAAATTGTACTAGCCTTAGTTCTGCTAGGGGAGGATTTTCTAAGACTTCCATTTGCAGGTTTTCAAAAATTATTCGGCTCTTCGGAAAGTTTTTCCATTCCATCAAGAAGAAAATTTATAAGTACCGTTGCCTTGGGTCTTGCGGCAATTCCTTTTGCTGGTTTGTTGTATGGAATGGTAAAGGGGCGGTACAACTTTAGGGTGTTGCGATATACACTGTATTTTGATGATCTTCCCGAGTCTTTTGATGGTTATACCATTAGCCAGATTAGTGATGTGCATAGCGGAAGTTTTGATAATAAAGAAAAGATCCAGTATGGTGTTGATCTCTTAAAAGAGCAGGAAAGTGATCTGGTGGTTTTTACCGGAGACCTTGTGAATAATAAAGCTTCGGAAATGGAGAACTGGAAAGATGTATTCTCGCAGGTAAATGCCAGGGACGGTGTATATTCTATCCTCGGAAATCATGATTATGGAGATTATACGCAGTGGGAAAGTCCGGAAGCAAAAAAGAAGAATTTACAACGCCTGAAGGATACGCATGCAGAAATGGGCTGGAAGTTAATGCTGAATGAACACAGTCTTATTGAGAGAAACGGAGAAAAGATAGCGCTGGTTGGAGTAGAGAATTGGGGAATTGGCGGATTCAAAAAAGCCGGTGATCTTCAAAAAGCCGGAAACGGACTCTCCAGTAAAGATTTTAAAGTATTACTTAGCCACGATCCTTCTCACTGGGAAGAAGAGGTTAAGAAGGACGAAAAACATTATCATTTAACGCTTAGCGGCCATACTCACGGGATGCAATTTGGGATCGAGATCCCGGGTTGGTTAAAATGGAGTCCGGTGCAATATCGTTACAAGCACTGGGCTGGAATTTATGAAGAAGCAGGACGCTATATTAATGTAAATAGAGGCTTCGGATTTCTGGCATATCCTGGTAGAATAGGAATATGGCCTGAAATTAGCGTCATCGAACTGAAAAAAGGACCTAAACCAGCTTAA